One Beggiatoa leptomitoformis DNA segment encodes these proteins:
- a CDS encoding glucan biosynthesis protein has product MVKRPLFLLSLISTLYCAPCFLTVVNATPEIPLEKIQVTDNFNFANIHRRAAELALQPYKEDSTAILPDYLATLDYDQFREIRFRQDKSLWIKDKLPFISRFFHRGFLYNKQVKLNIIDQGIVTPIEYNRELFNFGKTQLPPDIPASLGFAGFQLFYPLSDDQNFNEFAVFLGASYFRAVGKNQHWGLSARGLAINTGAVTGEEFPYFREFWLEKPDKDATTLTIYALLDSKSVTGAYRFILSPGIDTVITVKASIFPREKVEKLGIAPLTSMFYHGENTDRFQDDFRPEVHDSDGLLMANGTGEWIWRPLNNPPELRLSSFSDENPKGFGLMQRDQDFNNYQDLESFYHQRPSAWVEPLGAWGKGVFQLVEIPTDAERNDNIVLFWIPETPVEKGGELNFEYSIRFIGKDEQLQSGGRVIATRIGRGGSDSRDEKLRKFVVDFSGSAFDALPPETSLEGVVSASKGKIINKVVQRNVFSKGYRLFFELETEEQNSVELRAFLKRGNDVLTETWSYQWNPTKK; this is encoded by the coding sequence ATGGTGAAACGACCCCTTTTTTTACTTTCCTTAATTAGTACATTATATTGCGCGCCTTGTTTTCTCACGGTAGTGAATGCAACGCCTGAAATTCCACTGGAAAAAATTCAAGTCACGGATAATTTTAATTTCGCCAATATTCACCGCCGAGCAGCCGAATTAGCGTTACAGCCTTATAAAGAAGACAGTACAGCAATCCTACCTGATTATTTAGCCACGCTCGATTATGATCAATTTCGGGAAATTCGTTTTCGTCAAGATAAATCTTTATGGATAAAGGATAAATTACCCTTCATCTCACGCTTTTTTCATCGTGGTTTTTTGTATAACAAACAAGTAAAACTGAATATTATTGATCAGGGTATTGTAACCCCGATTGAATACAATCGTGAGTTATTCAACTTTGGTAAAACCCAACTACCGCCTGATATTCCTGCATCATTAGGTTTTGCTGGGTTTCAATTATTTTACCCTTTGTCAGACGACCAAAATTTTAACGAATTTGCGGTTTTTCTGGGAGCAAGTTATTTTCGGGCGGTTGGAAAAAATCAACATTGGGGACTGTCTGCTCGGGGTTTAGCCATTAATACAGGTGCGGTAACGGGAGAAGAATTTCCCTATTTCCGCGAATTTTGGTTAGAAAAACCAGATAAAGATGCAACAACATTAACAATTTATGCCTTGTTAGACAGTAAAAGTGTCACAGGTGCCTATCGTTTTATTTTATCACCCGGTATCGATACGGTGATTACGGTGAAAGCCAGTATTTTTCCGCGTGAGAAAGTTGAAAAATTAGGGATTGCACCACTTACCAGCATGTTCTACCACGGTGAAAATACTGACCGTTTTCAAGATGATTTCCGTCCAGAAGTACATGATTCTGACGGGTTACTCATGGCAAATGGAACAGGCGAATGGATTTGGCGACCCTTAAATAATCCACCAGAATTGCGTCTTAGTTCCTTTTCTGATGAAAATCCGAAAGGATTTGGTTTAATGCAACGTGACCAAGACTTTAACAATTACCAAGATTTAGAATCTTTCTATCATCAACGCCCTAGCGCGTGGGTTGAACCGCTGGGCGCGTGGGGAAAAGGGGTATTTCAATTAGTTGAAATTCCTACAGATGCTGAACGTAATGATAATATCGTTTTATTCTGGATTCCTGAAACCCCTGTGGAAAAAGGTGGCGAACTCAATTTTGAATATAGTATTCGTTTCATTGGTAAAGATGAGCAATTACAATCTGGTGGACGTGTTATTGCTACGCGCATTGGGCGGGGGGGAAGTGATAGCCGTGATGAAAAACTACGCAAGTTTGTTGTTGATTTTAGTGGGTCAGCATTTGATGCTTTACCCCCTGAAACCTCATTAGAGGGGGTTGTTTCTGCTTCTAAGGGTAAAATTATCAATAAAGTTGTACAGAGAAATGTTTTTAGCAAAGGCTATCGGTTATTTTTTGAGTTAGAAACGGAAGAGCAAAATTCTGTGGAGTTACGTGCATTTCTTAAACGTGGTAACGATGTATTGACCGAAACATGGAGTTATCAATGGAATCCCACGAAGAAATAG
- a CDS encoding IS5 family transposase (programmed frameshift), producing the protein MSRRYALTDEQWSKLEPLLPGRKGHVGMTAKDNRLFIDAVLFRYRSGIPWRDLPERFGDFRVVHTRFSRWSQKGVWERVFKILSADADNEYAMIDSTIVRAHQHSSGGGADEAIGRSAGGLSTKINSVVDALGNPTLFFLTAGQASDLEGADALIPQIKANALLADKAYDADERVRDVLKQKSIEPVIPYRKNRLNPPDYDKALYKARYLIEHFFGKLKQYRAIATRYDKRARNFLSGVYLASTLILLA; encoded by the exons ATGAGTCGTCGCTATGCCTTAACCGATGAACAATGGTCAAAACTAGAACCGCTACTCCCTGGGCGTAAAGGACATGTCGGGATGACGGCTAAAGATAACCGCTTGTTTATTGATGCTGTTCTATTCCGTTATCGCAGTGGCATTCCTTGGCGCGACCTTCCCGAACGCTTTGGTGATTTCCGTGTTGTCCATACCCGCTTCAGTCGTTGGTCTCAGAAAGGTGTCTGGGAACGTGTTTTCAAGATACTAAGTGCCGATGCTGATAACGAATATGCCATGATAGACAGCACTATAGTTAGAGCGCATCAACATAGTAGTGGTGGTGGCGCGGATGAAGCCATTGGACGTAGCGCAGGGGGTTTAAGTACCAAGATTAACTCCGTTGTTGACGCACTGGGCAATCCGACCCTTTTTT TTTTGACTGCGGGACAGGCAAGCGACCTTGAAGGGGCTGATGCTCTTATTCCTCAGATAAAGGCAAACGCTTTATTGGCTGATAAGGCTTATGATGCTGATGAACGGGTTAGAGATGTTTTAAAACAGAAAAGCATAGAACCTGTGATTCCGTACAGGAAAAATCGTTTAAATCCACCTGATTATGATAAAGCTCTTTATAAGGCACGTTATTTAATCGAGCATTTCTTTGGTAAATTAAAGCAATATCGTGCAATAGCTACACGATATGATAAACGCGCTAGGAATTTCTTAAGTGGGGTTTATTTGGCTTCTACCTTGATTCTTTTAGCTTGA
- the mpl gene encoding UDP-N-acetylmuramate:L-alanyl-gamma-D-glutamyl-meso-diaminopimelate ligase yields MHIHILGICGTFMAGLAVLAKQLGHTVVGSDAAVYPPMSTQLAAQGIECKQGYLAEHLTPRPDCVIIGNALSRGNPAVEAVLNQGIPYISGAQWLAEEVLQARWVVAIAGTHGKTTTSSMVAWILADAGLACGFLIGGLPENFGVSARLGDVPFFVVEADEYDTAFFDKRAKFVHYCPHTLILNNLEFDHADIYPDLASIQRQFHHLVRTVPNNGLIIYNGQEASLNQVLQQGCWTPTDSFNHVNAEWQAKLLTIDGSAFEVYHRGKRQGVVNWELCGEHNVNNALAAIIASRHVGIIPQQACESLSYFKSVKRRLELRGTVNQISVYDDFAHHPTAIRVTLDALRKRVGTARIIAVLEPRSNTMKMGCFQDELAPALQQADIVLFYQSPQLGWSLAKMVSALPHADLFGDTEAIVQQLSLIGRPNDHIIIMSNGGFDNVHQRLLDALKEKI; encoded by the coding sequence ATGCACATACATATTTTAGGCATTTGTGGCACATTCATGGCGGGGCTTGCAGTACTTGCCAAACAATTAGGACATACGGTTGTAGGTTCTGATGCAGCAGTTTACCCGCCCATGAGTACCCAGTTAGCCGCACAAGGGATTGAATGTAAACAAGGCTATCTGGCTGAGCATTTAACACCCCGTCCTGATTGCGTCATTATTGGTAACGCTTTATCACGGGGAAATCCCGCCGTTGAAGCTGTATTAAATCAGGGTATTCCCTATATTTCTGGTGCGCAGTGGTTAGCCGAAGAGGTATTGCAAGCGCGTTGGGTTGTTGCTATTGCAGGTACACATGGAAAAACGACAACCAGTAGTATGGTCGCGTGGATTTTAGCGGATGCAGGTTTAGCCTGTGGTTTTTTAATTGGGGGATTGCCTGAAAATTTTGGTGTGTCCGCACGATTGGGTGATGTTCCTTTTTTTGTTGTGGAGGCGGATGAATATGACACGGCTTTTTTTGATAAACGAGCCAAATTTGTCCATTATTGCCCGCATACCCTTATTTTAAATAATTTAGAATTTGACCATGCGGATATTTATCCCGATTTAGCGTCAATTCAACGCCAATTTCATCACTTAGTCCGCACCGTTCCCAATAATGGTTTAATTATTTATAACGGACAAGAAGCCAGTTTGAATCAAGTGTTACAACAAGGGTGTTGGACACCAACTGATTCTTTTAATCATGTAAATGCTGAGTGGCAAGCTAAATTATTAACAATAGATGGCAGTGCCTTTGAAGTTTATCATCGTGGCAAACGACAAGGCGTAGTCAATTGGGAACTTTGCGGGGAACATAATGTAAATAATGCATTAGCCGCAATTATTGCGAGCCGACATGTTGGTATTATACCTCAGCAAGCTTGTGAATCTTTAAGCTATTTTAAGAGTGTAAAGCGTCGTTTAGAATTACGGGGGACGGTCAACCAGATTAGTGTTTATGATGATTTTGCTCATCATCCGACAGCAATTCGTGTCACCTTAGATGCATTACGTAAACGGGTTGGTACAGCACGAATTATTGCGGTGTTAGAACCCCGCTCGAATACGATGAAAATGGGCTGTTTTCAGGATGAACTCGCGCCAGCATTACAACAAGCGGATATTGTTTTATTTTATCAATCACCACAGTTGGGTTGGTCGCTTGCTAAAATGGTCAGTGCGTTGCCACACGCCGATTTATTTGGCGATACGGAAGCGATTGTGCAACAACTTAGTCTTATTGGTCGTCCAAATGACCATATTATTATTATGAGTAATGGCGGATTTGATAATGTACATCAACGCTTATTAGATGCATTAAAAGAGAAAATATAA
- the dnaQ gene encoding DNA polymerase III subunit epsilon: protein MRQIVLDTETTGLSPKEGHKIIEIGCIEIVNRRPTKNHFHCYLNPERDVPEDSIAIHGITAEFLQDKPKFVEIVQDFMHFIRDAELIIHNADFDIGFINHELQALKQNWQPLKDYCKVTDTLKMARTLFPGQKANLDALCKRYGIDNSHREVHGALLDAELLADVYLAMTGGQTSLLGGGTQQQNVTNQQAAVVIKRLSADRPPLVVLAATALEMEAHQKRLIAIDKASGGKCLWQKMAEKLERNKEIQ, encoded by the coding sequence ATGCGTCAAATTGTATTGGATACAGAAACGACGGGATTAAGTCCCAAAGAGGGACATAAAATCATTGAAATTGGTTGTATTGAAATCGTTAATCGTCGCCCGACTAAAAACCATTTTCATTGCTATCTTAATCCTGAGCGTGATGTGCCTGAAGATTCTATAGCGATTCACGGTATTACTGCGGAGTTTCTTCAAGACAAGCCAAAATTTGTTGAAATTGTACAAGATTTTATGCACTTTATCCGTGATGCGGAATTGATTATTCATAACGCAGATTTTGATATAGGCTTTATTAATCATGAGTTGCAAGCCTTAAAACAAAATTGGCAGCCGCTGAAAGACTATTGCAAGGTCACAGACACGCTTAAAATGGCTCGCACGTTGTTTCCGGGACAAAAAGCCAATTTAGATGCGTTGTGTAAACGATACGGTATTGATAATTCTCATCGTGAAGTGCATGGCGCATTGTTAGATGCGGAATTGTTGGCTGACGTTTATTTAGCGATGACTGGGGGACAAACTAGTTTATTAGGCGGGGGGACGCAACAACAAAACGTAACCAATCAACAAGCTGCTGTTGTCATTAAGCGGTTATCTGCTGACCGTCCACCATTGGTTGTGCTTGCGGCGACCGCGTTAGAAATGGAAGCACATCAAAAACGGCTCATAGCCATTGATAAAGCTAGCGGCGGTAAATGCTTATGGCAAAAAATGGCGGAGAAATTAGAGCGTAATAAGGAAATACAATGA
- a CDS encoding c-type cytochrome: MSHQDDVSMRNFALLLVLLIIIAISLIWGVNYYLASPQEPAGAIELRVKRIGAVNVGAVPETATASAEASNLAPGEKTYKAVCTACHGTGVLNAPRFGNKEDWAPRIAQGLDILEKHALEGFKAMPAKGGQAQLSDDEVKEAIRFMVNNAEGKTGSATTTTPAPEAKPAETTPAPVASATTAPQPEAAKPAETASATKKLDLSAYDLAKGEAVYNSTCFACHGTGVMGAPKFADASAWQDRIAQGLELLFTHATNGFQGKVGIMPPKGGAVTTSDEDIKAAVAFMVSKAQ; encoded by the coding sequence GTGAGCCATCAAGATGATGTTTCCATGAGAAACTTTGCTTTACTATTAGTATTATTGATTATTATTGCGATTAGCTTGATTTGGGGTGTCAACTATTATTTAGCATCCCCTCAAGAACCTGCTGGTGCAATAGAATTACGTGTTAAGCGTATAGGTGCAGTTAATGTTGGGGCAGTACCTGAAACAGCAACGGCTTCCGCAGAGGCGAGCAATTTAGCCCCTGGTGAAAAAACCTATAAGGCAGTTTGTACCGCTTGCCATGGTACAGGTGTTCTCAATGCACCTCGTTTTGGCAATAAAGAAGATTGGGCTCCCCGTATTGCGCAGGGCTTAGATATACTAGAAAAACATGCGCTTGAAGGATTTAAAGCCATGCCTGCAAAAGGGGGACAAGCACAGTTAAGCGATGATGAAGTTAAAGAAGCTATCCGTTTCATGGTGAACAATGCGGAAGGCAAAACAGGCAGTGCAACAACGACAACACCTGCACCAGAAGCTAAACCTGCTGAAACAACACCCGCTCCTGTTGCTAGTGCTACAACTGCACCACAACCTGAAGCAGCAAAACCCGCTGAAACAGCAAGTGCTACTAAAAAACTTGATTTAAGTGCTTATGATTTAGCCAAAGGGGAAGCCGTTTATAATAGTACCTGTTTTGCCTGTCATGGCACGGGTGTCATGGGCGCGCCCAAATTTGCCGATGCAAGTGCTTGGCAAGACCGTATTGCTCAAGGCTTAGAACTATTATTTACACATGCAACCAATGGTTTTCAAGGTAAAGTAGGGATTATGCCTCCAAAAGGGGGTGCAGTAACCACAAGTGATGAAGATATTAAAGCCGCTGTTGCTTTTATGGTGTCTAAAGCACAATAA
- a CDS encoding YdgA family protein, which yields MKKQTLFIFSLTTLGLVILLIPYITGMKAEEQFSFFTKQLPDNIQFITHDYQRGWLGSTADSTLSIYQDANTPAQTIQLQQEMDHGFLPLKPAIIYTTIRTTLPTASTGNQITGETSPLRIRTELQANGDVSNTLNIAQSHLQQQENTVQWQDLTGEFNLTQSGHLATTTLHIPQLKSQFPFGEFTVHDGLIQANIEENIANLLIGQGNLHIAQIRFDSPTGLTASLSNLHINTYNIPSESFLTLRIVATAQELHIIDKTYRDIRIVMEFNQLHQPSLQNIVLQLNELRQLHPTSQLQLNFWLLGILMRDGMTLLNHHPSFAITELSLNSDEGKVNGTLSVQVDTVPSQPFFNLQALQNSIICEVTLETPKTLLNQWLKAILFQPDLSSQAAAQTIMNTRLQQLETQGILLSSADNQVYKTALLWKNGKLMANGQSIVYPEIRVQLQ from the coding sequence ATGAAAAAGCAGACGCTGTTTATTTTTTCTTTAACCACCCTAGGGCTGGTTATTTTATTAATTCCCTATATCACAGGGATGAAAGCAGAAGAACAATTTAGCTTTTTTACTAAACAATTACCTGATAATATCCAATTTATTACGCATGATTATCAGCGTGGTTGGTTAGGTTCTACAGCGGATTCAACCCTGTCAATCTATCAAGATGCCAATACACCTGCACAAACTATCCAACTACAACAAGAGATGGACCACGGTTTTTTACCGCTAAAACCCGCTATTATTTACACCACCATACGAACTACATTACCAACAGCCTCAACAGGTAATCAAATAACGGGGGAAACCAGTCCATTACGCATTCGGACAGAGTTACAAGCAAATGGTGATGTGAGTAATACTCTCAACATAGCGCAATCGCACTTACAACAACAAGAAAATACCGTGCAATGGCAAGATTTAACTGGCGAATTCAATCTGACACAATCAGGACATCTTGCAACCACAACCCTACATATTCCACAATTAAAAAGCCAGTTTCCCTTTGGTGAATTCACCGTTCATGATGGGCTGATACAAGCGAATATAGAAGAAAATATTGCTAATTTATTGATAGGGCAAGGTAATCTTCATATTGCCCAAATCCGTTTTGATAGCCCAACAGGGCTAACAGCCAGCCTCTCCAATCTTCACATTAACACCTATAATATTCCCAGCGAGTCGTTTTTAACCTTACGCATTGTTGCAACAGCGCAAGAATTACATATTATCGATAAAACGTATCGTGATATCCGTATTGTGATGGAGTTTAATCAACTTCATCAGCCCAGTTTACAAAATATTGTTTTACAATTAAATGAATTACGTCAATTACATCCTACTTCACAATTACAATTGAACTTTTGGCTTTTGGGCATTTTAATGCGCGATGGTATGACCTTACTTAACCATCATCCCTCTTTTGCTATTACTGAACTATCCCTAAACAGCGATGAGGGGAAAGTAAATGGCACGCTTTCTGTGCAGGTGGACACCGTCCCATCACAACCCTTTTTTAATTTGCAAGCACTACAAAATAGTATTATTTGCGAAGTTACCCTAGAAACACCAAAAACTTTATTAAACCAATGGCTAAAAGCGATATTATTTCAACCAGATTTGTCGAGCCAAGCGGCGGCACAAACAATAATGAATACCCGCTTACAACAACTAGAAACACAAGGTATTTTACTATCTAGTGCGGATAATCAAGTATATAAAACCGCTTTGCTGTGGAAGAATGGCAAACTGATGGCAAATGGACAATCTATTGTTTACCCAGAAATTAGAGTGCAATTGCAATAG
- the purF gene encoding amidophosphoribosyltransferase codes for MCGIIGIVGKSSVNQALYDGLTMLQHRGQDAAGIVTCENNRFFLRKSNGLVQNVFHTRHMLDLRGNVGIGHVRYPTAGCASTAEAQPFYVNTPYGIALAHNGNLTNADVLKKELFHEDLRHINTDSDSEVLLNIFAHELHRSGRFALTDEDIFAAVRGVHRRCRGGYAVVALIMGYGIVAFRDPNGIRPLVYGKAETEKGTEYMVASESAALSVLGFNLIRDVAPGEAVFIDIEGHLSTRQCADNPGYSPCIFELVYMARPDSIMDGISVYKARLRMGKALAKKIERVYPDHDIDVVIPIPDTSRTAALPLSYHLNLKYREGFVKNRYIPRTFIMPGQSQRKKSVKQKLNVIDLEFKDKNVLLVDDSIVRGTTAQQIIEMARQAGARKVYFASAAPPVRYPNVYGIDMPSVQELLAHNRNEEQIARKIGADWVIYQDLEDLIACARKGNKNVPRFDTSCFDGDYVTGDVNQRYLENLERTRNDSAKNQQMNKESAEVIDLHNVA; via the coding sequence ATGTGCGGAATCATCGGAATTGTTGGTAAATCCAGTGTTAATCAGGCACTGTATGACGGACTCACCATGTTACAACATCGTGGACAGGATGCTGCGGGTATTGTGACGTGTGAAAATAACCGTTTTTTTCTACGTAAAAGTAATGGGTTAGTGCAAAATGTATTTCATACCCGTCACATGTTAGACCTTCGTGGCAATGTTGGTATTGGACATGTTCGCTACCCGACAGCAGGATGCGCATCTACCGCAGAAGCCCAACCATTTTATGTAAACACGCCTTATGGAATTGCATTGGCACACAATGGCAATTTAACTAATGCAGATGTCCTTAAAAAAGAACTATTTCACGAAGACTTACGCCATATCAATACCGATTCAGACTCTGAAGTATTACTGAATATTTTTGCCCATGAATTGCACCGCTCAGGTCGGTTTGCACTGACTGACGAAGATATTTTTGCGGCTGTGCGAGGAGTGCATCGCCGTTGTCGTGGCGGGTATGCAGTCGTTGCCCTCATTATGGGGTATGGTATCGTTGCATTTCGTGACCCTAACGGCATTCGTCCTTTAGTTTATGGCAAAGCTGAAACAGAAAAAGGCACTGAATACATGGTTGCTTCTGAAAGTGCTGCCTTAAGTGTGTTAGGGTTTAATTTAATCCGTGATGTTGCACCGGGTGAAGCTGTTTTTATTGATATAGAAGGGCATCTTTCTACACGCCAATGTGCAGACAATCCCGGCTATAGTCCGTGTATTTTTGAACTGGTTTATATGGCTCGTCCTGATTCCATCATGGATGGCATTTCTGTTTATAAAGCCCGCTTACGGATGGGGAAAGCCCTAGCGAAAAAAATTGAACGTGTATATCCAGACCATGATATTGATGTTGTTATTCCTATTCCTGATACCAGCCGCACAGCCGCTCTCCCGTTATCCTACCATCTCAATTTGAAATACCGCGAAGGGTTTGTAAAAAATCGTTATATTCCCCGTACATTCATTATGCCCGGACAAAGCCAGCGGAAAAAGTCGGTTAAACAAAAGTTAAACGTTATTGATCTGGAATTTAAAGACAAAAACGTTTTGTTGGTGGATGATTCCATTGTTCGCGGTACAACCGCGCAACAAATCATAGAAATGGCACGTCAAGCGGGTGCGCGCAAGGTCTATTTCGCCTCTGCCGCGCCACCTGTGCGTTACCCTAATGTGTATGGCATAGACATGCCCTCAGTACAAGAACTGCTTGCACATAATCGCAACGAAGAGCAAATTGCGCGTAAAATTGGTGCAGATTGGGTGATTTATCAAGATTTAGAAGACTTAATTGCTTGCGCGCGCAAGGGCAATAAAAATGTCCCTCGTTTTGATACTTCTTGTTTTGATGGCGATTATGTAACAGGTGATGTCAATCAACGCTATTTAGAAAATTTAGAACGGACACGGAATGATTCTGCTAAAAATCAACAGATGAATAAAGAATCCGCAGAAGTAATTGACTTACATAATGTTGCTTAA
- a CDS encoding CvpA family protein produces MNWADATILAVFSLSTIIGLLQGFIKEVLSLLAWLIAVSIAISFLGIFSEILYKSISYSDLRLGIAFSGLLLMSLALLHWINDLIIQSVGDVLPTLFERFLGGILGLARANIIILMLVLLAGLTQMPNWLSWKQSILLPFFQTTALILRNQLPIAIASQFSFG; encoded by the coding sequence ATGAACTGGGCTGACGCAACAATTCTTGCTGTATTCTCTTTATCAACAATCATTGGTCTATTACAAGGCTTCATTAAAGAAGTATTGTCTCTGCTTGCATGGCTGATAGCCGTGAGTATTGCTATCAGTTTTCTGGGCATTTTTAGCGAAATACTTTATAAATCCATCTCATATAGCGACCTACGACTAGGTATCGCATTCAGTGGTTTATTGCTAATGAGTCTTGCACTATTGCATTGGATAAATGACCTTATTATACAATCTGTTGGTGACGTTCTACCAACACTCTTCGAACGCTTTCTAGGCGGTATCTTGGGATTAGCGCGTGCTAACATTATTATTCTAATGCTTGTCTTGTTAGCAGGACTGACCCAAATGCCTAATTGGCTAAGTTGGAAACAATCCATTCTATTGCCTTTTTTTCAAACAACCGCGTTAATTTTACGCAATCAACTACCTATCGCCATAGCATCACAATTCAGTTTTGGGTAG
- a CDS encoding response regulator has protein sequence MFDQPVDLTSARVLMVDDTPANIDVLRKVLTPEGYKLYFANNGEKALQIAEKAMPDLILLDVMMPGGIDGFTTCTYLKQNALTATIPVIFITAKTDTQDMIEGFRVGAVDYITKPFRQEEVCVRVRTHLQTRILMHQRDKLIQDLKTSEERFRLLAMWSPAGIFQTDLAGNFTYTNQRWQAIFAVNNHITDDWLKVLSAEDKETIKTTWQTFLNNPERTKKFSYKCQLHISEGVRWVQIVATPLVEQNGKLAGYVGSVEDITDFKYREEQMLLAKESAEEKAQARAEFLAGMTHELRTPLNAIIGYSEMLLEEAGTEEDGEDLEKITSASKYLLNLINNVLDLSKLEANKMTANLSTVGITPLVKEVVSMISPLVAKNGNELLVEIHVDIETIYADDTKLRQVLYNLLSNACKFTTAGTIRLHVYPKTVENTLNICFAVADTGIGMTEEQLKKLFNKYAQATEATASQYGGTGLGLVLSQQFCRLLGGEITVSSELNKGSVFTAVIPSHSAPTLPS, from the coding sequence ATGTTTGATCAACCTGTCGATTTAACCAGCGCAAGAGTGCTTATGGTAGATGATACTCCTGCTAATATTGACGTACTCCGCAAAGTTTTAACGCCCGAAGGGTATAAATTATATTTCGCAAATAATGGTGAAAAAGCCCTACAAATTGCTGAAAAAGCAATGCCTGATCTCATTTTACTAGATGTGATGATGCCAGGCGGCATTGATGGTTTTACAACATGCACCTATTTAAAACAAAACGCATTAACCGCAACTATTCCTGTCATTTTTATTACCGCAAAAACTGACACACAAGACATGATAGAAGGGTTTCGAGTCGGTGCTGTGGATTACATCACTAAACCTTTTCGCCAAGAAGAAGTATGTGTTCGGGTACGTACCCACTTACAAACCCGCATTTTAATGCACCAACGCGATAAGCTAATTCAAGACCTTAAAACCAGTGAAGAACGTTTCCGTCTCTTAGCAATGTGGTCGCCCGCTGGGATTTTTCAAACCGACCTTGCAGGTAATTTCACCTACACCAATCAACGCTGGCAAGCTATTTTTGCCGTTAATAATCATATTACAGATGATTGGTTAAAAGTCTTATCTGCGGAAGATAAAGAAACGATTAAAACCACATGGCAGACTTTTTTAAACAATCCTGAACGGACAAAGAAATTTTCCTATAAATGTCAGCTACATATTTCTGAAGGGGTACGCTGGGTACAAATTGTTGCTACCCCTTTAGTTGAACAAAATGGGAAGCTAGCAGGCTATGTTGGGTCAGTAGAAGATATTACCGATTTTAAATATCGTGAAGAACAAATGCTGTTAGCAAAAGAATCTGCGGAAGAAAAAGCCCAAGCCCGTGCTGAATTTTTGGCGGGAATGACTCACGAATTACGTACCCCCCTCAATGCTATCATTGGTTACAGTGAAATGTTATTAGAAGAGGCTGGCACAGAAGAAGATGGTGAAGATTTAGAAAAAATTACGTCGGCAAGTAAATATCTACTAAATCTGATTAATAATGTTTTAGACCTTTCGAAACTTGAAGCCAATAAAATGACAGCAAATCTTTCAACTGTAGGGATTACTCCTCTAGTGAAAGAAGTTGTCTCAATGATCAGTCCCTTAGTAGCAAAAAATGGTAATGAGTTACTTGTTGAAATTCATGTTGATATAGAAACAATTTATGCTGATGACACTAAGTTGCGACAAGTACTATATAACCTACTGAGTAATGCATGTAAATTTACTACAGCGGGTACAATTCGTCTGCATGTGTATCCTAAAACCGTAGAAAACACACTTAATATTTGTTTTGCCGTTGCTGATACAGGCATAGGAATGACAGAAGAACAATTGAAAAAACTCTTCAACAAATATGCACAAGCAACTGAAGCAACAGCTAGCCAATACGGCGGTACAGGACTTGGATTAGTCTTAAGTCAACAGTTTTGCCGTTTATTAGGCGGAGAAATTACTGTCAGCAGTGAACTAAATAAAGGTAGTGTTTTTACTGCCGTTATTCCCAGTCATAGCGCGCCTACTTTGCCATCTTAA